The Triticum urartu cultivar G1812 chromosome 6, Tu2.1, whole genome shotgun sequence genome includes the window AGCAATCGTTGAGAACTCCCTAGTTTTTTACTTCCCCGAGAACTCGCGTATAAAGTTTGCTCAATTTTTTAGTATTCATGGTTGTACTAATTTTGTATTGTAATATCAACATCTTCTTATTTGAATGTTCATACGTGAAACATCTAGAAAAGTTAAAGATTATATTAGATCTCCCTGATCCCCTTCCATTTACGTCTTGTTGAAGATTTTTTTTACATTAACCTCTGTTTCCATTTGTTATTTTAATTGGAGCAATATATTTTGTAAGGGTATTAGAAATCTTATTAAGATTATGTTCTTTTTTTTGCCATTCCTTTGATCGATTATGTCCATGGTGAATGCGTTTATTTTGGGTTAACCTACTGCGACAATGTTCTTTATATCTGCTGCAATTACGTTTCTTAAACTCCAAGACCAAAATGAATATGCTTGTTATCAGATATCCAACTTTAAATTTGCAGGGTATTATGACTGCTTGTTGTGGTCTCTCTTACCAAAAGAAGCTATTACCTCTGTTCCAAAACAATTGAAGTTCTAGGTTTGTCCTAAGTCAAACTTgttaaaattttgacctagtcacatttttttatatatttggtcaaacttaaactagttgcggcagcagcagcaacagcaacaaagccttaagtcccaaacaagttgggtaggctagagctgaaaaccataagatctcgcaactgATTCATGGTTCTGGCATATACTCCTTCCATCCCATAATATATGAGCACTTTTGACACCATTAACTAGTTTGACTTAGGACAAATGTAAAACTTTCAAGTACGGAGGGGTTATTTGCTTCCTCTAGTGCAGAAGTTTACGGATTGTGATGGGAGTTGTCCGTCGTTCTTATATTTTACCCCTGCCTTCTATTTTATAAGGCACGCAATTTACATGCTCTCGAAAAAAAGTGCGGAAGTTTTAGTACGATACATTTACAGACAATTTTGCATGTGTTTGAACATTTAGAGCATTTTTTCATTCTCAAGGAGCTTTAGCATTAGTCCTCGCAAAAAAAAGAGCTTAGCATTAGCATGGAAAGCTAGGCCCTGCTCATACTTCTGTTTTTTCTTTTACATTATACTCATACTTCTGTTTCCCCTGCCGACTTGTGCGTCTTTTTGTACTGTACTTAAGCGTAAGCAACAGTGCACTCTTTTTTCTTCTAGAAAACGTGCACTCATTTTATGGTTTAATAAAAGAGAAAAAAATGGAGCATTTATGTATCGAAGTCAGCATATATCAACAGGACAGCGACTGCGGATCGACACACATTAACCAAACCGATTGCCACACGATAGATGAAGTCTCAACAACGAAGCAGCAGAATTCAGGAACTCCTGATCAGGGTTTAAAATTTCAGTGAAATTTTTGAAATTTCGCATATTTCAGTGTTTGTAACCCCGAAATTTCAAGGTAGATTGAAACTGATTTCAAATAAATTTAAATTATGTTTGAATTCATTAAACTTAAGTGaaatttgaaatctcaaaaatcCGAAATAATTTCCTAAATATGCGAAATTTCTGAAATTTCGCATATTTCAGTGGGATCCGAAAATATTTTGTTTCCGAAATAAAAAACCTTGCTCCTGATCATGTATATCAACCAGGACTCAACTATGATTCTACAGGGTCAACACTCCATAGAGATTATGGCTAGGTCCAAATGCTCTCTTTCAAGTTCTCAACCAGGACAAGCCTTGCATAAAAGGAACCTACTGGGTAAACCATATACCAGTCTCAGTTTCTACTATTCAAGTGAGAAATGCCTGAAAGACGTACTGCAGCATTTGTCATATGATGAAGTAACCAGATAACTTCTACATATATAGTAATGTATATATTACTGCAAAGCCATAGTATCAAAGCAACTATTCTGTTTACAGGTGCCAAAAGATGCAAATAATTAGCCATAATATTTACCTAATCGAATAGGCTAAACCGTAGGGCCACTAACAATCTAACAAATACCGAGAGCTTAGGGCGATAGATGACTTATTGACTGACTATAGCAGCTAATATGAATTAAAAAAATTACAAGAGGCATCAGATACAAAGATAAGAGGCCATGGGTTGTACATATGGCTAACAAGACCGAGAGCACGTATGGTATTCAGGTCTTGACAGAGAACTGAAACAGCCTGCATGGTTACAGAATCTCATCTCTTCATGAAAAAGCCTAGGAGGACGCCCAGAATAGCGGCCACGAGTACGAAAAGTAGCGAGAAACCGACATTCTGCCTGCTGATTTCCCGTCTTAGGAGACGCTGTAAAATTCAATAAATGAAACAATAAACTTTGTCAATATGGAACTAAACTGTACGCCGGAATTGAGATCTCACTGGACTGCAGAAAACGATGTAGCAGAGAAGTAATGAAAACGTAAATATCAGGAAATAGGTGCAGAGTTCTGCACTTGTTGAGATCATGAAATGCAATAGTACTTGAAGACACAAAGCGCAAATCCAAAACCATGTTTAGGCAATGTAAAAGCAACGAGTGAATATTTTTACTACAAAGCTAGGTAGAATTATCAGTATCAGGTATAACCCACTAACCAGTTCCTCTCGAAGCTTATTGTTCTCTTGAACGGCAAAATTCTTCTCCTCCTTCATCAACTTCAAAATTAAAGCCAAGGGCTGAAACAGATATAAATAAACGAGATCAATGTGTTGTTCTTTGGCATCACCGGGCAACATCAGAggggtgtgtgtgtatgtgtgaggggggggggggggaatatcATCTACAAAAGGCCCAGATTGCTTCGCTGATGACACTTGCAGAAATGCTAAAGAGAACTTAATGCGCCGTACGTACAGAACAATGACACACTGAGTTCCAACATAGTAGCTACCACCTCCCAAATTCAAGCAATTGCACAGTACATAGAAAATTGCATTCCAACTAATAAGGAAAAAATATGACTAGATAGATAGAAAAGAAAGACCACAATAAATAGAAAGGTAACAGATGTCGACTCTCAAAACATGATCAAATAGCAACAATAAATTAAGCATATCAGGTGGGGTTGGAACTTGGAAGGAGTGAAAAGAACATGGTTGAATTCAGAGATGAAGAGTTTTCAACACATTTATTGAGTGATAACTGAACATGGACAACACCTGCATGATAGTGCAAAATGATATGGCATAAATAAGACATAAATAGGCTAAGACGATGTTGAATTAAAAAGTTTTGAGTTATGAGAAAATGCAGTTGAAGAATATAATTGCATCACAGATTTCTTCAAGAATGCTAAGATATATTGGACGACCAACACTGTATACACCATGGTTGATTTCTAAAAAATAACAATCTTAGTGTTCTTAAAAACACCAAAATCTATTAGTTGGGTGCTCTCTAGCAGTTGGCACTGACATGGCGAGTAGGAGTTAGTTCAGTCTTTCTAATCTTTCATGTGAGATTCAAAAGACCGAACTGTAGAGTAAGATTCAGACATAGCTTGTTGAATTTTTGTTGATAGGGAGCTTACGTCAGACGGTATTGTTTCTGGTTCTGCAAGTTCTCTTGTTGTCTGCAAAGAAAGAACAGCACTCAGCCATAGGATGACGGGATCAGTGACAAGGTCACAATTTAGTCGGTACAGGGCTAACAGAGAATGACCGTGGGTTATTATCTGCTACTGGAATACAGTTGACAGTTTGACAGCAATAAGAAAACTTAGCTGATGTTGTTACAGCCGTAACGACCACCTAAGATCAAGATTTTACCTCTTGATAACTCCAACTGCCCAGACTTTCCTGATCAGAGCCCTCATTTACGGATGTCGGTTTCGACGGTGGAGCATAAACAACCTGCAGCTTCACCTCGTCCACCACATTGCCCGATTCTTTGGTGAACTACAAAAATACCTCACCAGGGTTATTCATGGTAAACTGACAATTCCCCGCCAAAAAAAAGGAAAACTGACAATCTATGGTACTATAAAACATAGAAGTCAGCCCAGTATAACATGGGGTACCATGTCTCCGTTGATATCCTTGGGTGCGATGTCCTGGCTGACCACGGCACTCTGCACAAGGAACTTGTCCCTGCATTGCATATCCGGCGGCGCCTCCCGCTGTGCTTGCATGGTTACTGAAAACAATAATTCAGAGAGCACAAGACAAGACCTTAGCATAGAAAGCTGATGCTTCAGGAAAACAACATGCATAGTGATGGACTGATGCCGTCCATCAACCTACCGAGAACGTCGAATGTGGATCGCGGTGCCACAATGCCGTTGTTTGGCCGGACACAGTACTTCTTTGGGCTCGTTGTCTTAACCTACAGACCTAAGGTTGCACTAATTTAGTAGGAGTAACTACCAAAGTACATTTTTGAACAGAACTGTAAGTTTTTTCTTAGATAAAAGATGGACTGTAAATTTGCTCATATTTTGAGCGAAACAAATAAGATAAACAGCAATAAGAATGATTCGATTACCTTGAAGGCGATGTATTGGTCTGTTCTGTTTGTCAGATGCAGTGAACACGAGATCTGCTTCTGTAACTCGACTGCATGGTCGAATGAACACGGGAAACAGAAACGGGGAGAGTTAGCAAAGCGAGCGAACAAATACGATCATAATAACACCCAAAAAAACAAGTGCTGAAAAGAGAGCCTCAAAGTCAAGAAAAACAAGAGAGGAGAAACATCAAAATCAGCCCCACGAAAAAGACCTTCCGAAGGATACTTTCATGTCATGAACATCGAACCAGAATTTTCTTTACGCAGAAACCCATCGAAACTGCCGAAATAACAAGCAAAACTGAAGCAATTCAAGAGAAACTGGCGAGAGAACGTACAGGCGAAGCGGAGCTCGTTGGGGTCGATTCCGAGCAGCTCCCTGGGCTCGGAGCTCATCTTCCGCAGAATTTCAGCCGGAAATCAATCGGCACGGGACTAGCTGGAGTGGGGTTTGGGAAGCTGGGATATTCTCGATCCCCCCTCTGCCACGCCCCGTCCACGCTATTCGGCGCCTCTATTCCTGGAGCAGCAGAGGAGGAAGCGGGGGAAGATGGGGAAACATGGAATTTCTGAGGGGAACAGGAGTCTGGCAGCCACCTGCTCGCGGTAGGCATCGTGCGTATTATACCCAAATCGAGAATTCGAGAGAAATGGACGTCGTTTTCTAGTACGCTTTCGGGTGAACGAAAATTTTCTCTTTCACTCACGTTTTCCTGCTCGCGGTGGGAAGGGAAGAAAGGGAAGCGTGGGCTTCTTTCAGGAGGTGGTTCCGTGGTTACATCATGGCATTTGCATTCCCATCGGTCCATTCCATCAGTCAATTGAAATGTCACCAGCATTCAAGTATATACCACTAGGTCTTTGCGAAAATTAACCTATATATGGATGCGTTTAAACCCTGCTAATAGGTAACTCTACTAAAATAGCACTGCTGCAGCTATTTGTCTATAAGCTCGAAAGCGCTTTTTTcaaaacggaggcaaaagatttgcctcatcgATTAATTAAGCAGAAGAAGAGAGTTGTCCGGTCTCATAGCTGAAGCTCGAGAGCGCTTCGTGTGtgtaaattcacatgcaaacatcacacacagttattaagggcgtgtttggttgcctgcatccAGCCCAACTAGACCCACACGGGAAGAAGAGGCCTGTTTGGTTGCCTGGATTCACTGTTGGGCCTGCATCACACGTTTCTCAAAGCAGCCTAGAGCCTGACTCGCTGGAAACGCTCGGATCGGCAGTTTCTCGCGAGTCAGGCTGAGTGTGGCGCGAGGTCGCACGAGCGGGTAAGGgtgaggggggaggggggggggtgtCGGGAGATGAAAATCTGGCGCGCCGCCCGGGCGCCAAATCTAGCCTCACCTCTTTTCACTCGCTCACCCATAGCCACTACCCCCCTTTCTTCCCTGCTGCCCCACCACCGGCGGCGACTGCGATTTCAGATCTACGCTAGAGGCGGCGGCGTGTGTGTGGCAGCTCTGGTGCTCCCCTTGCTGTTGGCCAGTCTGGTCGACCTTGTCTGTGCCATGGCTCCCCTACGCCGTCCTCGTCTCCGATGCCAGTAAGCAGCACCCCCTCCGCCCTTTGTTAGCTCGGTGATTAGGCCGTTAGGCTAGGTCTACGATCGATTTCCCACTGAACGAATCATCGATGTCGACTAGGTTATGGACGCACAGATGAGGTTGATAATTTAGGCAGCAACACTGATTAGTGTGATTCAGGCATGGATCATGTTCATGCACCAAAGAGTTGTTCGTCTTGCTGGGAGACCTTTGATCAGCTATGCTCCATTGTTTATCTGGGAACAAGAGAGGATccaaaatttgaactacatctacaacTGCAATGACGTCGAGGCTCTGTGGATGCTTCGAATGAAAAAAGCACCATTTGCCAGGCTTGTCGAGACCTTCAGGAGCAGGGGGCTGCTACAAGATAATATCAACACTAGTGTCGAAGAGCAAGTGACCATGTTCCTCCATGTTGTTGGCCATAGCCAGAGGTTCAGGGTCATTCATAACACGTTCAAGAGATCAATGGAGATCATCTCTAGGTACTTCAAGCAGGTGCTTTTTGCTATTGGGAGCTTAAAGGAGAGATGGTCAGGAGACCATCTGGCCAGACTCCACCCAAAATTCATGGAAGCCTAAGATGATATTCATACTTCAAGGTGAGCATTGATAATATACACTTTTCATGGCTTGATATGCTTGTATTGTTCAAGTTGAGCACTAACACAGGCTTGTGATGCCATTTTCAGGATTGCATTGGGGCAATAGATGGTACTCATATCACTGTCAGAGTTCCTAGGTCACAGTCTGCAGCATACAGGGGGAGGAAGCACTACACAAGCCAGAATGTGTTTGCTGTTGTTGACTTTGATCTGAAGTTCACATATGTGATGGTTGGCTGGGAGGGGTCAGCGCATGATGCTAACATTCTCAGTGGCAGCATGAGTCGACCTGATGGGATCAACATCCCCGATGGCAAGTTCTACCTTGGAGATGCTGGCTATGAATGTCGGTCGGATATTCTTTCACCCTTCAGGAAAACCAGGTACCATCTCAACGAGTTCTCTAGTAGGAACTATCCTAGGATTGCACATGAGCTGTTTAATCTCAGACACTCCAGCCTTAGAGTAACTGTTGAGAGGGCATTTGGAGCTCTGAAGAATAGGTTTAAGATCCTGGATCAGAAGCCATTCCACCCATACTCCACTCAGGTTAAGCTTGTTCTTACTTGTTGCATTCTGCATAACTGGATCCTCTAGTTGGGCTTTGATGAACACGTGCCTGAGGAGGAAGAGGTCGAGCCTGACGATGTTGTTTGCTCCGGCCATGGTGTGGAGGCATTTGACAATGACGCTTGGAAGAACAAAAGATTGGAGTGGGCAGAGGCAATGTGGCTTAACAGAGGTCGGTGCGGGatttgaagaagaagaagaagcaaaagcagaagcagaagcagaagcaacagcaacaagcagaagcagaagcagaagaagaggaagaggaagaggaagatcTGGTACCAGCAACACCATGAATTATCCTTTATTTAGCCAATGGCTTTTAATAATTTGAACTGTCATTTGGTAGTAGTTTGGATGAACTGACATTTATTTAACTAGCTGGCACTACATGTTTAGATTGCGTGTGGTAAGCTCACCACTAGTTAGAAGTGATGACAACATCTTATGCAGGTTGCAACCAAACACCATGTCATATGTCCGCCTAATGCAATGCGGACAACCAAACGTCAAGTCAAAAATGATTGTCTCGTCCAACTAGATACATGCAGGCAACCAAACTATGTGCATCTGGGGTCTTTTTACCCTACATCCGCTCAATCCGGCTCAATAGAGCCAGACTCACTGAACCAGACTAGATTGACAATGTAATCAAACACGCCCTGAGTTTCCTTTCAACTCGTGACCTCAACCAAAGAGATCGCAAGCTTGCATGCGCCGTACGTCTGAGAGCAATAACCCAAGCTGTGCACTCAACCGGATTAATCCAGATGAATAAGACTTTTGGGCCATTTTGTGTGAGTACTCTGTTCTTTAAGTGACCAGTCTAGAAAAGGCAGTACTAGTTCTAGATAAATACAGATATCTGTAGTTGTCAATTTTTCTTGCGCTTTGAACCTCCTGGCTCCGCCCTTCTCTTGTTGGACGCCGTCGATTAATCTGCGCCGTTCCGAAAAGGGCAGATTTGTAATTAGCACGCGCTGTCATTTTCAGCGTCTTCTGCGTTGAAAAGAACATGAGGTTGCTCCCTTTGCGTGTGTAGTACTTTCTACGCACCCTCTGTAAAGTCCGAATGAAATCGTCAACCTTATACTGTATCATCTGACATCTGAACACACCACAACAAATTAAAAATACTGTATATAACAACGGTATATTGAGTACGTACATGCGATCTCCCTGTTTTATTGGGTGAATATAGTACGTGATGGACATATTTGCAGTAATGCAAAGAAACAAGGATATCCACTATGACATGGCACTCCCCGCAAAGGAACCTGACGGATCCAAAGGCACATAAGAAATGACATTTTTGGGCTGCAATGAACTCACACAATCCTGGACCCGCTCCTTAAAACGGAAAATGAAAAATGGAAGCCCCTGCAGAAAGCTGTTTCTTTTGGTCAGTGTGATTATACTAGTGCTGAATCAATAAATACTAGTGCCGAATCAATAATATCCGAGAAACGTATTcacaaaaaagaagaaaaaatgaTCTATTATGGCCTAGTCCTGACTTTGAGTTATATACGACCGTCGGTGGACTCCGGCAGGAAGTCCAGCTTGCTGACAAACAGCGGTCCGGGATAGCGGCAAACGCTGGCCACGTACACGGTGGGGTCATAGCAGCTGGTCCGGTACTCCGGTCGCCGGCGCAACCGATGCGTAACGGTCACACCAAACGACGGGTAATTTGTGACCTCGTATCCTCAACTTGGGAATGGCCGGCAGTGCTTGGTTCGACGAACATGCTGATACAAAACGTCTGAAGAATAAACGAGAAGAGAGGTGAGGAGTCGCTTACTGCGACGGAACCAGTTCTGAAGTCACGGTCCAGTCCAGCGAGATGACATGGTCGCGAGCAACGGGTCGAAAATGGAGATCTGGTCCTTGGTATTATTTTCCTCGCCGGGGGACTTTTGTTTCGTCACGGCAGCTGCTATGTAGGACCGCCGTCGACAGCTGGGTTGGTTGAGAGCGGGACGTGCGTGCACTGAACCGATGGAGATCGATCTTCTCTTCCAAAAATGTTCAAATACGGAGAGCACTGGAGCTCGGGTGCTGCAAATCTGCATTCTCTGACTTCCTTTCTCTCCCTCACTCTGAATCTGCACTTGTTTTCTTTCTAAAATGCACTTGTTTACTATTTCCTTCTATCTAAAATAAGTCTTGTGGTCTTAGTACAAATTTGTGCTGAAACCACGGCACTTTTTTTGAATCGGAGGGGAGTATTATTATTTTGAGAAAGGGTGTATCTAGCTCTCTTCTATAGATAAGAAATAATTATGTTTTATCTAACTCCTACATTGTTGAATTTTACATGAAGATTTGAAagattttttatttttatttttaattggTTAATCAAGTAGAATAGGTGTTAGATAAGACTTTGTTGATGAGATGAGAATTAGCAAAGCTGTTTGCGAAAACAAGCTACACTTTTTTTCTTGCATAAAAAGGCACTTCACCCTCGTGTGGAAAGATTTCAAAAAACCAACCAACAAACGAGTATCCGTTGCAGTAACCCTCAAGGGTCACTTTTGTGTTCTGAGAGCGTGTCAAGTGGTGCATTCAACCACCGTCAAGTATCGCGTCGTGGACGTTCCCTCTGGATTTCagtttttctatttttttagtACGTGTTTTATTGTTTTAGATggtttttcttcctttttttgaCCTTCTGGCTTTTGCCTGGCTTTCTTAGTTTTTTGagattttatttttgtttttggaTCACATATGTGCTTCTTAAAAAAAGTTTGTTCTTCCACAAGAAAGACAAGTGTACTTCTAAGCACATATTTGATTCCGCGAGAAGCACATTCGCCTTAGCTTTCGTGAGAAGCAGATTGTGCTTCCCTATAAATGGGAAAAGCACAGCCTAGGCTTTCCAAAGAAAAAGTGAAAACCGCAATCGTGTTTCATTGCTCCGGTTTTTATCTTTTGTTATTCTTTTTTCTAGTTGTTGATTTTTTATGGTTTtcattttttggattttattttttcctttttcagTTTTTTTTTCAGTTTCAACATCGTAACCTATTAACATGAGATCTAGTTTCAAAGATCTTGACATGAGAAATCCAATAGCAAAAACAGTCCGGTACTTGGACGCACGATTCAATAgtaaaacattttgaataaacgAATCTACGACAAAAGGGAAAACTCACAGGTTTCGACAAGCAATGCACATATAGTGCACCATTTGTTAGCACCTGAGAAAGTAGGGAGTGACCTTACAAGGGCTAACCCTTAACTGGTGATTTAGAGATTTCAAAGGATACTTTCTGTGGGCTTATTTACTGGCCCATGTAGGTTTGTTCGATGCTCACTTCTCTCTCCGCAAAAGCTTCATGTCATCTACTATGAGATTCCACTAAAAAACTACTAGGAGATGTACTAAAAAAAACCTACTGCGAGATGCTCCTAAAGAAAACCTATTGTCTGATCCTTCTTTTTTCATTAAGGAAAAACCTATCGCCAGATGGAAGATAGGCTCAACTCAAGCGACCCAATCGCAAGGTTTTGGGAAGGTTCTAAGGACCGCTACGAACCGGTTTTACATGTTCCACAcattttgtgtgtgtgtgttttccTACTGGTTTTTAGTGGTTATATTTGTTTGTTTCTTCTCGCTTTATTTTTGGATTTCATTggttttttctcttttttccttttcaaATACATGTTGATTTTTATAAAAATACATCTTTTCATATATATTTTTAACACTCTTAAGATAAAGattgaacattttttgaacaaattttgaacattttcatatcacacattgaacatttttttTAAACGCACAAAACATTTGTTAAATGTTCATACatatttttcaattttcacgGAAATAATTTTGAAGGTATGAAATATCTTTTCTAAAATTAAGTGAGCATTCTTTTTACATGTTTGAACATTTTCGAAAAATGTCACaaagattttttttgaaacatGTGACCATTTTTTTATTAAATTTTACAAACATTTTTTTGAGTGGCATGAATCATATTTTTTTTAATTTATGCGACTTTTTTGCCTTGCATAATTTTTTTTGACACATGATGACCATATTTTTGGAATGTGTGAACATTTTGTAATTGTACAAACATATTTTGGAATGCTATCAACATATTTTAAAAGTTATGTGAAGATTATTTTTATAATGCATGAACCTTTATTAAATATGAGGTGAAAACTTTTCAAACTTTAAGTAAATTAAAATTTGGAATATATGTATTTAAAATATGAACAAAAGAAGAAAAAACCGAAATGACTAATAACGAATAAAGGTAACGTACAAATACTGAACCATCCCACTAACGGGTTTTTAAACGGTTTTTTCCCGGGTTTTTTCGACTTTTCGGTTTTTCACCGGTCTTTTTAGCTTTTGggtaaaaaaaattcaaaaaaaaattgctcgaaaaaaacgcgttttcttttcttccctttcacgagagtcacggttttgcttccgcgagaggcacggttgtacTTTCGCAAGAGTCGCTGTCGTGCCTTTCGGAAGAAAAAAAACGCGTTTTGTgttttttcttccgcgagaggtacggttgtgctttcgcgagagtcacggccgtgcctttcgaAAATGAAAAGAcgtattttctgtttttttttcgcgagaggcacggttttgcttccactAGAGGGCACGGTTGTGCTTCCGCGAGAGTCATGATCGTGCCTCTCGGAAATGAAAAATACGCATTTCTTTTTTCCTTTCGTGAGAGacacggttttgcttccgtgagaggcacggttgtgctttcctGAGAGGCAtagccgtgcctctcggaaatgaaaaaaaatcacGTTTTATATTTTTCTTTCCTTCCGcaagaggcacggttttgcttccacgagagacACGGTTGTGATTTtgcgagaggcacgggcgtgcctctttcgaaAAGGAAAAAACCCGTGCTCCTGGTTCGGTATTTTCGTTCGTttttttcatgaatttttttgtcaaaacctatcaacatggggtCTAGTTTTAAAAATCTCAATGCGAGGAATTCGACGGGAAAatggttcgagatttggacgcacagTTTAAGAGATAATATATTTTGAATAAACAGATCTacaaaaaaagggaaaactctCAGATTGCGACAAGTGCAATGACAATGGGCGTTGTTATACCTCGCTCGCGTAGAGAGCGAATGTTCCCTCGCCCTTAGTTAGAGCACGAAGTAGGCCGGCCCAGTAGTGTTAATCCATTAGCTTTTTTTTGAGATCTCGCCAAACTTTATTAACCAACAAGAATGTTCATAGGTACATGGTTCGGGTCATGGGGGGAACCCAACCACACATGTCTACCTAGACCAAGATTACAAGCAAATTTGGCAAGATTATGAGCTTCAAAATTGTGGTTCCTAAGCTCGTGAATATAAGAACATGAGGTAAAACTTCTTCTCCGCTCCATTATTTCATGCACCACCGCTGCATGTGGTCCTCTTGTTCCCAGGTTGATGTCTCTGATCACTCCAAGACAGTCCGATGCCACCAATAAGTTTGAAACGCCGAGATCCTCCGCCAAGGCCAGTGCTTCCCTACACGCAAACGTCTCCAACATCGTTGGATCG containing:
- the LOC125513857 gene encoding vesicle-associated protein 1-2-like, producing the protein MSSEPRELLGIDPNELRFAFELQKQISCSLHLTNRTDQYIAFKVKTTSPKKYCVRPNNGIVAPRSTFDVLVTMQAQREAPPDMQCRDKFLVQSAVVSQDIAPKDINGDMFTKESGNVVDEVKLQVVYAPPSKPTSVNEGSDQESLGSWSYQETTRELAEPETIPSDPLALILKLMKEEKNFAVQENNKLREELRLLRREISRQNVGFSLLFVLVAAILGVLLGFFMKR